From a region of the Synechococcus sp. PCC 7502 genome:
- a CDS encoding CbtB-domain containing protein, whose amino-acid sequence MRNSFQVIWLKTEQFVLSIPAQATLYILLWSLIIWLVYFTTYPAVHDSVHSLRHHTLGVSCH is encoded by the coding sequence ATGAGAAATTCTTTTCAAGTTATATGGTTGAAAACTGAGCAGTTTGTACTGTCAATACCTGCCCAAGCTACTTTATATATACTTCTCTGGTCACTAATTATTTGGTTGGTTTACTTCACTACCTATCCTGCAGTGCACGATTCCGTCCATTCGCTACGACACCATACCCTCGGTGTTAGTTGTCATTAA